A single genomic interval of Romboutsia ilealis harbors:
- a CDS encoding IS630 family transposase, whose product MKKYLNEIKYFKEEDIVYIDETGIQGYIYREYARAVRGKKVYDKIPGKKYKRINIVAGKCVDKIISPLVYDKIMDSEFFEKWFKEMFLKEVEENKVIVMDNATFHCKSRLYELCKNANKNLKLIFLPPYSPDLNPIEKYWAVLKKKLKKIVKNNISLEETIYQLFKVN is encoded by the coding sequence ATAAAAAAATATTTAAATGAAATAAAATATTTTAAAGAAGAAGATATAGTATACATTGATGAAACAGGGATACAAGGATATATTTATAGAGAATATGCTAGAGCCGTAAGAGGTAAAAAGGTTTATGACAAAATACCTGGCAAAAAGTATAAAAGAATAAATATAGTAGCAGGAAAATGTGTAGATAAGATAATCTCTCCTTTAGTATACGATAAAATAATGGATAGTGAGTTTTTTGAAAAATGGTTCAAAGAAATGTTTTTAAAAGAAGTAGAAGAAAACAAAGTTATTGTAATGGATAATGCAACATTTCATTGTAAAAGTAGACTATATGAATTATGCAAGAATGCTAACAAAAATCTAAAATTAATATTTTTACCACCATATTCTCCAGATTTAAATCCAATAGAAAAGTACTGGGCAGTATTAAAAAAGAAGTTGAAAAAAATAGTTAAAAATAACATAAGTTTAGAAGAAACTATTTACCAACTTTTTAAAGTTAATTGA
- a CDS encoding IS630 transposase-related protein: MQYIKKVNKTNMSYDIKFKQRVIEYREEGHTFKETCKVFKISETTLIRWINKKKEGKLGEVKIRVRKPKKICPEQLVKYIEQYPDAYLYEIAEEFNCSDVAIFKALKKLNITRKKRQLYTRSNAKKK, encoded by the coding sequence ATGCAATATATCAAAAAAGTTAATAAAACTAATATGAGTTATGATATAAAATTTAAACAACGAGTAATTGAATATAGAGAAGAAGGACACACTTTCAAGGAAACTTGTAAAGTATTTAAAATATCTGAAACAACACTAATAAGATGGATAAACAAAAAAAAGGAAGGGAAATTAGGCGAAGTAAAAATAAGAGTTAGAAAACCAAAAAAGATTTGTCCAGAACAATTAGTTAAATATATAGAACAGTATCCAGATGCATACTTATATGAGATAGCAGAAGAATTCAATTGTAGTGATGTGGCTATATTTAAAGCACTTAAGAAACTAAATATAACACGAAAAAAAAGACAACTTTATACAAGGAGCAATGCAAAGAAAAAATAA
- the brnQ gene encoding branched-chain amino acid transport system II carrier protein, whose product MKKTNKDVIILGFALFAMFFGAGNLIFPPFLGVISGSNWLTGFGGFILADVGLALLAIISAAKCNGEVDKVLSRSGKKLGIILGSSIMICLGPLLAIPRTAATTFEMGIEPLFNGFSPVLFSIIFFTITFILTIKPSKVVDIIGQFLTPALLVALGVLIVKGILSPLGEMSLTAMSENLFAEGVKQGYQTMDALGAVALSTVIISSLSNKGYKNEHQKIKLTLKSGIVAAIGLILVYGGLTYLGATVSTIYGKDVVQTSLIVEITASLLGNPGKIILAIIVMLACLTTSIGLTSATAQFFEKTTNGKLRYELIVTIVCIFSAIVSNFGVSTIIKFSGPILDIIYPATVVLVIMTLFGDKIKNNNAFKGATYMALIVSVVTVLNNMELTNISFINKLPFSSLGFNWILPVLIGAIIGNFIPSFEKNEQELEFTENEVI is encoded by the coding sequence ATGAAAAAAACAAATAAAGATGTAATAATATTAGGATTTGCATTATTTGCAATGTTCTTTGGTGCAGGGAACTTAATATTTCCACCATTTTTGGGAGTTATATCGGGTTCTAACTGGTTGACAGGATTTGGTGGATTTATATTAGCAGATGTTGGGTTAGCACTACTTGCAATAATTTCAGCCGCTAAGTGTAATGGAGAAGTAGATAAAGTATTATCTAGAAGTGGTAAAAAATTAGGTATAATCTTAGGTTCGTCTATAATGATATGTTTAGGACCATTATTGGCAATACCAAGAACAGCAGCGACAACTTTCGAAATGGGAATTGAACCATTATTTAATGGATTTAGCCCTGTATTATTTTCAATAATATTTTTTACGATTACGTTTATATTAACTATAAAGCCATCAAAGGTAGTAGATATAATAGGTCAATTTTTAACTCCAGCACTACTTGTAGCGTTAGGAGTATTAATAGTTAAAGGGATATTATCTCCATTAGGAGAAATGAGTTTAACAGCTATGAGTGAAAATTTATTTGCAGAAGGTGTTAAGCAAGGTTATCAAACTATGGATGCATTAGGTGCAGTAGCTTTATCAACTGTAATAATATCATCACTTTCAAATAAAGGTTATAAAAATGAACATCAAAAAATTAAGCTTACATTAAAATCAGGAATAGTTGCAGCTATAGGATTAATCTTAGTTTATGGAGGATTAACTTATCTTGGAGCAACGGTATCTACAATATATGGAAAAGATGTAGTTCAAACATCACTAATAGTTGAAATTACAGCATCACTTCTTGGTAATCCAGGAAAGATTATATTAGCTATTATAGTTATGTTAGCTTGTTTAACAACTTCTATAGGACTTACATCAGCAACAGCACAGTTTTTTGAGAAAACTACAAATGGAAAGTTAAGGTATGAATTAATAGTTACTATAGTTTGCATATTTAGTGCCATAGTATCAAACTTTGGTGTAAGTACTATAATAAAATTCTCGGGTCCAATATTAGATATAATATATCCAGCAACAGTTGTACTAGTTATAATGACTTTATTTGGTGATAAAATAAAAAATAATAATGCATTTAAAGGTGCAACTTACATGGCATTAATAGTAAGCGTAGTAACTGTTTTAAATAATATGGAATTAACAAATATATCGTTTATAAATAAGTTACCTTTTTCATCTTTAGGATTTAATTGGATATTACCGGTTTTAATAGGAGCAATTATAGGTAACTTTATACCATCATTTGAGAAAAATGAGCAAGAATTAGAATTTACAGAAAATGAAGTTATATAA
- the ylqF gene encoding ribosome biogenesis GTPase YlqF — MARGDRMGENYDDYLRDDNLHINWYPGHMKKTRDLVRNNLKLVDVVVELLDSRIPFSSRNPDIDNLAGNKPRVVILNKCDLADRAKLDRWIKYYKDRGIKAIPVDTLKGVGLNKLVDECKNAVKDKMDALKEKGRKERPIRIMIVGIPNVGKSSIINKLTGRKSTVTGDRPGVTKGKQWVRLKGNLELLDTPGILWPKFEDQEVALNLAFCRAIKDEILDVETLALRLIGKLMEIEPEKLKARYKLEKLGDRDIETMDMIGRKRGFIMGNKELDYTRIATTVLNEFRDGKIGKITLEVPEDIKN; from the coding sequence ATGGCAAGAGGAGACAGAATGGGAGAAAATTATGATGATTATCTAAGAGATGATAATTTACATATAAACTGGTATCCAGGACATATGAAAAAAACTAGAGATTTAGTTAGAAATAACTTAAAACTAGTTGATGTTGTTGTAGAACTTTTAGATTCTAGAATACCTTTTAGTAGTAGAAACCCAGATATAGATAATTTAGCAGGAAATAAACCAAGAGTTGTCATATTAAATAAATGTGATTTAGCTGATAGGGCTAAATTAGATAGATGGATAAAATACTATAAAGATCGTGGAATAAAAGCTATACCAGTAGATACGCTAAAAGGTGTAGGTTTAAATAAATTAGTAGATGAATGTAAAAATGCAGTTAAAGACAAAATGGATGCTTTAAAAGAAAAAGGTAGAAAAGAAAGACCTATAAGAATAATGATAGTTGGTATTCCAAACGTAGGAAAATCATCTATAATAAATAAATTAACTGGTAGAAAAAGTACAGTTACAGGAGATAGACCAGGTGTAACTAAAGGTAAGCAATGGGTAAGATTAAAAGGAAACTTAGAGTTACTTGATACACCAGGTATACTTTGGCCTAAATTTGAAGATCAAGAAGTTGCACTTAACTTAGCATTTTGTAGAGCAATAAAAGATGAGATATTAGATGTTGAAACTTTAGCGCTTAGATTAATTGGAAAGCTTATGGAGATAGAACCAGAGAAATTAAAGGCAAGATATAAGCTAGAAAAATTAGGTGATAGAGATATAGAAACTATGGATATGATAGGTCGCAAAAGAGGCTTTATCATGGGAAATAAGGAACTTGATTATACTCGTATAGCAACTACAGTTTTAAATGAATTTAGAGATGGAAAAATAGGAAAAATAACTTTAGAAGTTCCTGAAGATATAAAAAACTAG
- the rplS gene encoding 50S ribosomal protein L19, translating to MNELVRALGQEQLKKEVPNFGPGDTVKVHVKIVEGKRERIQVFEGVVLKRQGGGIQETFTVRKISFNVGVERTFPVHSPRIEKIEVTRKGKVRRAKLNYLRGRVGKAAKIKEAR from the coding sequence ATGAACGAATTAGTAAGAGCATTAGGACAAGAGCAATTAAAGAAAGAAGTTCCTAACTTTGGACCTGGGGACACAGTAAAAGTACACGTTAAAATAGTTGAAGGTAAGAGAGAAAGAATACAAGTATTCGAAGGTGTTGTTCTTAAGAGACAAGGTGGAGGAATACAAGAAACTTTCACAGTTAGAAAAATATCTTTCAACGTTGGTGTAGAAAGAACTTTCCCAGTACATTCTCCAAGAATAGAAAAGATAGAAGTAACTAGAAAAGGTAAAGTAAGAAGAGCTAAACTAAACTACTTAAGAGGTAGAGTAGGTAAAGCTGCTAAGATAAAAGAAGCTAGATAA
- the trmD gene encoding tRNA (guanosine(37)-N1)-methyltransferase TrmD yields the protein MRFHIMTLFPEIFHSYMNESIMKKAVEKNIIEVNIYNIRDFSTNKHKKVDDYPFGGGAGMVMTPQPIYDTYKYIIETHNIKNPRVVYLTPKGKVHNQSIAQNFSQLDDVIFLCGHYEGIDQRIIDLIVTDEISIGDYVLTGGELPALILIDSISRLIPGVLGQNESFEEESFKDNLLEYPHYTRPREFMNLEVPSVLLSGNHKNIDKWRYKESIKITKERRPDLYKKACK from the coding sequence ATGAGATTTCATATAATGACACTTTTTCCAGAAATATTTCATTCATATATGAATGAAAGTATAATGAAAAAAGCTGTAGAGAAAAATATAATAGAAGTGAATATATATAATATAAGAGATTTTTCTACTAATAAACATAAAAAAGTAGATGATTATCCATTTGGAGGTGGAGCTGGTATGGTAATGACTCCACAACCTATATATGACACATATAAATATATAATAGAAACACATAATATAAAAAATCCTAGAGTAGTATATTTAACTCCTAAAGGAAAAGTTCATAATCAAAGTATTGCACAAAACTTTTCACAGTTAGATGATGTAATATTTTTATGTGGACATTACGAAGGTATTGATCAAAGGATAATAGATTTAATAGTCACGGATGAAATATCTATAGGTGATTATGTATTAACAGGAGGAGAGCTTCCTGCACTTATACTTATAGATTCTATATCAAGACTTATACCAGGAGTATTAGGGCAAAATGAATCATTTGAAGAGGAATCTTTTAAAGATAATTTATTAGAATACCCTCATTATACTAGACCTAGAGAGTTTATGAACTTAGAAGTTCCATCAGTTTTATTATCTGGAAATCATAAGAATATTGATAAATGGAGATATAAAGAGTCGATAAAAATTACCAAAGAAAGAAGACCAGATTTGTACAAAAAAGCTTGTAAATAA
- the rimM gene encoding ribosome maturation factor RimM (Essential for efficient processing of 16S rRNA) encodes MEKLTHFKIGQIVNTQGLKGEVRVYPFTDDIYRFDDLEEFYLGKDLETKWEVERVRYKGNMVIMKIKNIDRVEDAERLRNKFMYVSREESRELEEGEFFIADMIGMDVYTLDNAHIGTLKDVLQYAANDVYVINSNEGKEILIPAITKFVPTIDIDERKMIIDPIKGMLD; translated from the coding sequence ATGGAAAAGCTAACACATTTTAAAATAGGACAAATAGTAAATACTCAAGGATTAAAAGGAGAAGTTAGAGTTTATCCTTTTACTGATGATATATATAGATTTGACGATTTAGAAGAATTCTACTTAGGAAAAGATTTAGAAACTAAGTGGGAAGTAGAAAGAGTTAGATACAAAGGCAACATGGTAATAATGAAAATAAAAAATATTGATAGAGTTGAAGATGCAGAGAGATTAAGAAATAAATTTATGTACGTATCAAGAGAAGAAAGTAGAGAATTAGAAGAAGGTGAATTCTTTATAGCTGATATGATAGGTATGGATGTATACACATTAGACAATGCTCATATAGGAACACTAAAAGATGTATTACAATATGCAGCTAATGATGTATATGTTATAAATAGTAATGAAGGAAAAGAAATTTTAATACCTGCTATAACTAAATTTGTACCGACTATAGATATAGATGAAAGAAAAATGATAATAGACCCTATTAAGGGAATGTTAGATTAG
- a CDS encoding KH domain-containing protein, producing MKELVLDIAKALVDNPDAVVVEEIKENDEIILKLRVSQDDMGKVIGKQGRIAKAIRTVVRSAANREKVKVSLEIV from the coding sequence ATGAAAGAGCTAGTGTTAGATATAGCTAAAGCTCTAGTTGATAATCCTGATGCAGTTGTAGTTGAAGAAATTAAAGAAAATGATGAAATCATTTTAAAACTTAGAGTTTCTCAAGACGACATGGGAAAGGTTATCGGAAAGCAGGGCAGAATAGCTAAAGCTATAAGAACTGTCGTAAGATCTGCTGCAAATAGAGAAAAAGTAAAAGTTTCTCTTGAGATAGTATAA
- the rpsP gene encoding 30S ribosomal protein S16: MAVKIRLKRMGSNKKPFYRIVVADSRSPRDGKFIEEIGYYNPVSQPKQVKINDEKAVKWLSNGAQPTDTVKTLLVNNGVMEKFEASKK; the protein is encoded by the coding sequence ATGGCAGTTAAAATAAGATTAAAAAGAATGGGATCAAACAAGAAGCCTTTCTACAGAATAGTAGTTGCTGATTCAAGATCTCCAAGAGATGGAAAATTCATAGAAGAAATAGGATACTACAATCCAGTTTCTCAACCAAAGCAAGTTAAAATAAACGATGAAAAAGCTGTTAAGTGGTTATCAAATGGTGCTCAACCAACTGATACTGTAAAAACTTTATTAGTTAACAATGGTGTAATGGAAAAATTCGAAGCTTCTAAAAAATAA
- the ffh gene encoding signal recognition particle protein: MIFEGLSDKLQGALSKLKSKGKLTEKDVKDAMREVKLALLEADVNFKVVKDFVKKVQERCVGQEVMSSLTPGQHVIKIVNEELTSLMGDVSSKIMISPKPPTIIMMVGLQGAGKTTTSGKLGGYFKKQGKRPLLIACDIYRPAAIKQLQVVGEKLDIPVFNMGDKESPVNIAKAGLSHAMKNNHDLVIIDTAGRLHIDETLMDELKSIKSEVKPHEILLVVDSMTGQDAVNVAESFNNALGVDGVVLTKLDGDTRGGAALSIRAVTQKPIKFIGMGEKLDDLEPFHPDRMASRILGMGDILSLIEKAQESMDLDKAKELEQKIKKQDLDFEDFLEQMEQIQNMGPLDKILGMIPGMGNIKDQLGDVDLNGKEMKRTKAIVQSMTVEERRDPSILNASRKKRIARGSGTSVQDVNRLIKQFNEMKKMMKMFTGSQKSMKKRGGFPGLPFFK; the protein is encoded by the coding sequence ATGATATTTGAAGGATTATCAGATAAACTACAAGGAGCACTTAGTAAGTTAAAATCAAAAGGAAAGCTTACTGAAAAAGATGTTAAAGATGCTATGAGAGAAGTTAAACTTGCTCTTTTAGAAGCTGACGTTAACTTCAAAGTAGTTAAAGATTTCGTAAAGAAAGTTCAAGAAAGATGTGTTGGACAAGAGGTTATGAGCAGTTTAACTCCAGGCCAACATGTAATAAAAATAGTTAATGAAGAATTAACAAGCTTAATGGGTGATGTATCTAGTAAAATTATGATATCTCCTAAACCGCCAACTATAATAATGATGGTAGGTCTTCAAGGAGCAGGTAAAACTACTACATCAGGAAAGCTTGGAGGTTACTTTAAAAAGCAAGGTAAAAGACCACTTCTTATTGCCTGTGATATATATAGACCAGCAGCTATAAAACAATTACAAGTTGTTGGAGAAAAATTAGATATACCAGTCTTTAATATGGGTGATAAAGAAAGCCCAGTAAATATAGCTAAAGCAGGACTAAGTCATGCCATGAAAAATAATCATGATTTAGTTATTATAGATACAGCAGGTAGACTTCATATAGATGAAACTTTAATGGATGAGTTAAAGTCAATAAAATCTGAAGTTAAGCCACATGAAATTCTTTTAGTAGTTGACTCGATGACAGGACAAGATGCAGTAAATGTTGCAGAAAGCTTCAATAATGCACTTGGTGTTGATGGAGTTGTGTTAACAAAACTAGATGGAGATACTAGAGGTGGGGCGGCACTTTCTATAAGAGCTGTAACTCAAAAACCTATAAAGTTTATAGGTATGGGTGAAAAGTTAGATGACTTAGAACCATTCCATCCAGATAGAATGGCATCTAGAATATTAGGCATGGGAGATATCTTAAGCCTAATAGAAAAAGCTCAAGAATCTATGGATTTAGATAAAGCTAAAGAATTAGAACAAAAAATTAAGAAACAAGATCTTGATTTTGAGGATTTCTTAGAGCAAATGGAACAAATTCAAAATATGGGTCCTCTAGACAAAATATTAGGAATGATACCAGGTATGGGTAATATAAAAGACCAACTTGGAGATGTAGACCTAAATGGAAAAGAAATGAAAAGAACGAAAGCAATTGTTCAATCTATGACAGTAGAGGAAAGAAGAGACCCAAGTATATTAAATGCTTCTAGAAAGAAAAGAATAGCTAGAGGTAGTGGTACAAGTGTACAAGATGTAAACAGGCTTATAAAACAATTTAATGAAATGAAGAAGATGATGAAGATGTTTACAGGATCTCAAAAAAGTATGAAGAAAAGGGGCGGTTTTCCCGGACTTCCTTTCTTTAAATAA
- the ylxM gene encoding YlxM family DNA-binding protein: MNIEKMVEIGLLFEQYKELLTDKQREIVSLYYEEDYSLGEISENLNVSRQGVYDALKRSEKILKDYENKLHLVRKIQEQEKITKTIIDKIVDIKQDLLQNRDCANLIPKVENIEDICREMLK; this comes from the coding sequence ATGAATATAGAAAAAATGGTTGAGATTGGCTTGCTATTTGAACAATATAAAGAATTATTAACTGATAAGCAAAGAGAAATAGTTTCATTATATTATGAAGAAGATTATTCTCTAGGTGAAATTAGTGAAAATTTAAATGTATCAAGACAAGGTGTATATGATGCATTAAAGCGTTCTGAAAAAATACTAAAGGATTATGAAAATAAATTACATTTAGTAAGAAAAATACAAGAGCAGGAAAAAATCACTAAAACTATAATAGATAAAATTGTTGACATTAAGCAAGATTTATTGCAAAATAGAGATTGTGCTAATTTAATCCCTAAAGTAGAAAATATAGAAGATATATGTAGGGAGATGTTAAAATGA
- the ftsY gene encoding signal recognition particle-docking protein FtsY gives MFKKLFNFGKKKQEELNENEVVKEQEITVEGNDDTDESKQEDTVVSKEDAIEEGVEEKIENEEIKDLENSYVSEVIENINEKDTENENLHNKSEKTDEDHIVEDEIELNEEKVEDTLNDEKINETIKNSEESKIYDEEVTIYEDVKEENIEVEEEPQKKVNLFERLKQGLTKAKQGITDKIDDVLKSYTKVDEELLEELEEILITADVGVNTTMDIIDKLRDKIKDNKITEPVGVKEELKNIIEEILTNENSTLNVEKSPTIILMVGVNGVGKTTTIGKLANRYKQEGKKVLLAAGDTFRAAAIEQLEVWAGRSNVDIIKHQEGADPGAVVFDAIKAAKARKVDLLICDTAGRLHNKANLMNELGKVFKIVDREFPEANKEVLLVVDATTGQNAVVQAKTFKEVADITGIVLTKLDGTAKGGVVLAVKSEVDVPVKLIGVGEKVEDLQDFDAKAFSEALFGSN, from the coding sequence GTGTTTAAAAAGTTATTTAATTTCGGTAAGAAAAAACAAGAAGAATTAAATGAAAATGAAGTAGTAAAAGAACAAGAAATTACTGTTGAAGGCAATGATGATACAGATGAAAGTAAACAAGAAGATACAGTAGTATCAAAGGAAGATGCAATTGAAGAAGGTGTTGAAGAGAAAATAGAAAATGAAGAAATTAAAGATTTAGAAAATAGTTATGTATCTGAAGTAATAGAAAATATAAATGAAAAAGATACTGAAAATGAAAATTTACATAATAAATCTGAAAAAACAGATGAAGATCATATAGTTGAAGATGAAATAGAATTAAATGAAGAGAAAGTTGAAGATACTTTAAATGATGAAAAAATAAATGAAACTATAAAAAATTCAGAAGAATCTAAAATATATGATGAAGAAGTGACTATATATGAAGATGTCAAAGAAGAAAATATTGAAGTTGAAGAAGAACCTCAAAAGAAAGTAAATTTATTTGAAAGATTAAAGCAAGGATTAACTAAAGCTAAACAAGGTATAACGGATAAAATAGATGATGTATTAAAATCTTATACAAAAGTAGATGAAGAACTATTAGAAGAATTAGAAGAAATACTAATAACAGCTGATGTTGGTGTAAACACAACTATGGACATAATAGATAAACTAAGAGATAAGATTAAAGACAATAAAATAACAGAGCCTGTAGGAGTTAAAGAAGAATTAAAAAATATAATAGAAGAGATATTAACTAACGAAAACTCTACATTAAATGTAGAAAAGTCTCCAACTATAATACTTATGGTGGGTGTAAATGGTGTAGGAAAAACAACTACTATAGGTAAGTTAGCTAATAGGTATAAGCAAGAAGGTAAAAAAGTTTTACTAGCGGCAGGAGATACATTTAGAGCGGCTGCAATAGAACAATTAGAAGTTTGGGCTGGAAGGAGTAATGTTGATATAATAAAACATCAAGAAGGTGCAGATCCTGGAGCTGTTGTATTTGATGCTATAAAAGCTGCTAAAGCTAGAAAAGTAGATTTATTAATATGTGATACAGCAGGAAGACTTCATAATAAAGCTAATCTTATGAATGAATTAGGAAAAGTATTTAAAATAGTAGATAGAGAATTTCCTGAAGCAAACAAGGAAGTATTATTAGTAGTTGATGCTACTACAGGACAAAATGCAGTAGTACAAGCAAAAACATTTAAAGAAGTAGCAGATATAACAGGTATAGTTTTAACTAAGCTTGATGGAACTGCAAAAGGTGGAGTTGTACTTGCAGTTAAAAGTGAAGTTGATGTTCCAGTAAAGCTTATAGGCGTTGGAGAAAAAGTAGAAGATTTACAAGACTTTGATGCTAAAGCCTTCTCTGAGGCATTATTTGGGAGTAATTAG